DNA from Dama dama isolate Ldn47 chromosome 5, ASM3311817v1, whole genome shotgun sequence:
agctcctggagtctgctcagccTGGGAGGTTCCAAGACGTTGCCACCACTTCAGACTCCCCAGAGACCCCTTTCTAGCCCTTGTGCTCTGGCTCACTGGTCGCCTGTCTGTCACCCAGCTGGGCCTTGGCTTGGTGATCCGTGAAAGTGAAGGCTGGGCGGCAGGCCCCGGCCAACCAGGCCAGCAGAGTGCCCATCGTCCCAAGTCCTGCACCCAGCGGCCCCTGCTGAGGCTGAGAGCAGGGAACCCTAGCCCGCGCCCCGTCCACCCCGGCCGGCCCACGCCACCGAGCTCAAACACACGTGAGGTGCGGTTCCACCAGCCATGCCTTCTGGCGGTCTGTGGGGCCGCCCCGGCCCCCGCGGTCGGTCACGGTGCCCGTCAGTGCCTGCCCGGCGGCACGGGTGCGCACGCACACCCACCGCCCGTCAGCAGCTCCCCTGCCCATGGGCGCCCCATCCGCCCTGACACCAACTGGGATCTGACCGGCCCCTGGAGCAGCAGGCAAGGGGCTGCCTTCAGAGGAGCCATGGAGACGTCTTCCTCCCCTGGGGCTTCTTGGGGagtccccacctcccccccacaccGCACGCAATGACAAACAGCAGACCAGTCCAGTGACACCTGTGGAGACACCCAGGGGTCGGCTCGGAGCACCTGAAGCCAGGACGCTGATGCCCAGGATGTCTCAGCCTGCACCGTGTACCCCAGCACCTGGCTCGAGGGGTGCGCCGCAAGCAGCATGCTGGGGAATGAATGGGAATTACTCCTGATGACGTCAGATGCTGGCCCAGGACACATGCCTGGGAGAAGGATCTCAggagggccacctgggaaacaggGGCTTCTAACCGGGGTGACTGAGGAGGGGCGGCCTCTTTTCTCTCCACTTGTCAGTTCTTGCCCAGTCCTGACGGGGCTGAGCCCACTCGGTGCAGGGCTACCAACGTGACCCCTTAACTCAAAAACACATGCTGTGTGGGGTACGGGGACCACTCCAGGGACCTGGAAGCCCCCTCCAACCCAAGAGCCAGCCGTCTGCCCTCACGCCTTGCCCCACCCCCGTGACATTCAGATGTTCTAATCAGTGATTCTACCCCAGAATCTGACCAAAGCCCACAGAGCCAGTCTTTCTGTTCTGAAACGTCCCATCCAAACAGGGATGCTCACTGCTACCCTCCCTGTTCATTGTGCCCAGGTGAGGACAGGACCCAGATGATGCCAACCTCCACAAGTGGGGGTCACCTCGGTCAACTCCCCCAAGCTTCCAGCAGAATAGGAGGAGTTCTGTCCgctgtgtgcatacacacacacacacgcacacgcacatacacacacacgcatctgCACATTTTGTCTGGGCACTGGGAGCTCCCAGCCCTGTAATCAACTCCCAGGAAGGCACCAAAATGCTATTTCAGGGAGGAGACCAAGGCGGCCTTGAAGACGGACTTTGGCGAGCAGTGGACAAACAAACCACATGGTGGACAAACCAACCACAAGCGGCGCCCCGGTGCCGCCGGACCGGACCCCAGCGCCAGAATTGGGTCCCCCCCACCCGACTCTTTCCCGGACTTCGGCGCCCACAGTCTCAGCATTCACAGCCATCTTCAGATGCAAAAGTGGCACGttgggaaatgaaagagaaatagtgAGGGAAGGGAGAGCGGAGTTTAAATAAAAGCCAGACTTAGCGAAGCTTCGCTTTTGGAACATTATGGAACATTATGTCCCAGGATCTCAGaacagaagagaggaaaagaaatatgcCCGGAAAAATGAGCCGAAGTGACCCCTGGTGCTTATGTCCCGAAGCATAAAGAAAGTTTCGAGTTAAGGGGAAGGGGCAAcgcggggcggggaggagggccCCTTGCCTACCTGTGATCCGGTCTCTCTCCATCATTACGGATATATTTAGCAGCAGGCGGGAGTCCCAGCGTCCCCCTTTCCAGAGACGTCCTCCCCTTTCTCACCCCGTCGCCCTCCCTctttctgcctcctcctcctcctcctccaaaaaCACTCTTTGTCTGGTCTAATTTCTTCAATCTGTTGCAATCACGAATGCATCCAAATTACCACATTTCCATGTGCTGATCATATGTTTGTGCTCCAAACTGAAGTAGCATTGTCTCTTGGAACCGGGAGGGGAAAGGGAGcgaaggagagaaataaaaagaagaggcGGGAGTGCGGGCCGGACGTGGGCCTTGAAAGGCTCCCGCGGTCCCCGGGGTCCTCCGGGCCGAGGACCGGCCGGCGGGGGCTTTGTGCGGTGGCTCCCGAGGTGCGGCGGCGAGTGGCTTCCGGCGCCTTCTCTCCACCCCCTCCAGCCCCTCCGCCCGGGGCTTCTCGTCTGGCTGCTCCTTTTTAATATCCACTTGGAGAAGCTTAACTTAGCCTCTTGGAAACCAGCTCACAGAGTCAAATTCCTGGCGACTCGCAGAGTCTTTCATTCCGCCCCCCGGCCCGCGATGCTGCGATTTCCTCTGGTTTGAGCCTTTGCAAAGCCTggttcctgcctgcctgcccgccTGGGCTCCCCTCCACCTCCGCCCCGGCCTGGCCGGAAGGAGGGGTGGTCGCGCCCCAGGCCCGCTGCCACAGGGAAGGTTCAGGAACACCTGCCGGGGATGAGCCGGAGAAGTGCCCCCCTGCAGACACCCGGGTGTCCCGTCAGCCTGCTGGGAcagaggaggggacagaggagctggccgTCCCGCCCCGGCCGAGAGGGGAGCGCGGGAAGGAGACTTCCTGGAAGATTCCTACCCCTCGCTTGTGAGTCAGTGAGTCTCCAGCCGTCCCCTGGGAGGGCGCGCAGTTCCTCACCACATATTCCCCAGACTCAGCGCCTCTctgggaggaggggacaggggCCTGGCCTGGCTGGGGGCTCAGCTGTTGCTCGGGtctcgggggcggggggggggcgggctgCTCACCTGGCAACTCAGGGGCGGTGGGGAAGGGCAGCACGTGGTCAGAGTGAGGGCTGGGGGTCGGGGGTTGGGGGGCGCTGGGGCTGGGGGCATCTCCTCTGCTCTTGAAGTTTCATTCACTTCAAGGGTTCAAACTGGCAGCCCTCCACCCAAGGAACACAGAAACAGGCTGTGTTTGCCTGCCTGACCCTGCCTAAAGAAATTGTTGTATCCGTGCCAATGTTGAACACTTGGGCAATTTCACTGAGAACTGCAGATTTTCCTCTTCTCTTGGAAAAGGGAGGGCATACAGTCACACCGAATGAGCCCTCCTATCTGGTCTCATGGGGCGGATTGAAGAGTGCTTCCCTCTTTAGATGAAACTGCCTGTTTTTGGTTTGCTGTGGTCCCCACAGCAAAATGATGTACTCAGTCTGATTATTTGCCGGCCCCTCCCCTAATGTGGCCTCTCAGCTTGAGGTCTCTGCCCCACGGCCACACGAGCGATGTGTCACCAGAAGAGGGCCACACACCATTCTCTGTCGGATAGCTCCCTCTGCCCAGGGCAGGATTCCAAATGCAGTTTCCAAGGTAtcaagggaaggagaagaggacgacagaggatgagacggtttgatggcatcaccaactcaatggacatgaatttgcgcaaactccgggagacagtgaaggacagaggagcctggcgtgctgcagtccatggctttGCAAAGAGTCTAACAGCAAGAACAACAAAGTTGCAAGGGCATTTTCTTGGGCGTGGGAGTGGAGGCCAGCACCTTCTGGGAGACACCAAATCGCAACTCCCAGCAGAGTCTGGAGGACAGCTCCAAAGGCAGCCACCTGCACAGTGAGGAGAGGTGTTTCGGGCATCTCGGGGGCACCGTGTAGGCTGAATAATGCCCCCCAGCAAGATCTCATAACCTAATCCCCTGAACCTGTACATGGGAACTTGTTAACAGAAAGAGTCATTGCAGGTGCAATTAAGTGAAGGACCTTGAGATGGGAGACTATTCTGAATCACTGGTGGGAAGGGGGGTCCTAAATGCCATCATGTGTATTCAAGAAGGGGGCAGAGGGAGATctctcacacacccacacacacagaagggGATGCTCAGACAGAGCAGACAGAGATGCGAAGATGCTGGCCTTGAAAACCAGAGGGATGCAACCACAAGCCAAGAAAGGCCAGCAGCCCCAGCAGCTGAAAGAGACAAAAATAGCTTCTCCCTTGGAGTCTTTGGAGGGGACCCGGGCCTTGCTAAGACCTGGGTTTCAGGCttccggcctccagaactgtgagagaagacATTTCTGCTGGTTTCAGCCCCCCAAGTTACTGGTAATTTGTTATTTCCAGCAGCCACAGGAGACTCAAACAGGTACCATAGACGGACAATAGAGCCAGAGCTCCCTGCGCAATGCTTTCTGGTGAGTATATTTCATTCTAACGCATTAGAATAAACCAACCACCAACTCAGTTAGAACAATGGGAATCATGGAGAGTTTTTTGATGTGCTTACTTCACCTCTTTACCGATTTtgaaaaaaactatttttgatTTTTTCTGATTATACATGTACTATATGCTCACTACACTTAGGAACTacagaaaacagatttaaaaagaaacctcCCCAAAAAAAGAAACCCCTTTAATGCCACAGGGGGCTGTGTGACTCCAATCCCCACTGCAGCGAGCAGGGTCAGGAAGCCCCCACGAGGCGGCAGACCAGTCCTtggagtctcctctgtccttcactatctccccgagtttgccaGCTGGCAGGGGTGGCGGGCGGATGGCTGGGCCAGGACGAGGAGCGCAGTCACGGCCTCGGGTAACCTGGCCACTTCCTGCAGGCACCAGTTGCACACGCCGTGGATTTTGCTGCTGCGGTCGGTGCAGCTGCTGAACACAGCTTTTGACCCTCAGTTCCACCCCTCCCCCGGCATAGTCTGGCTCAACGTCCAGTCCCGAGTCATGCCTAAAACGCCAAGCATGCTGGCCCAAGCGGGGGGATAATTTGAAACTGAAAACCTGGCAACACCGATTGGCTCCGACAGGGCTGTGTTAGTTACGAGCCGAGCCGTGCAGAGGCCCGGCGCAGAGGCAGGGTGAGGCCAGGCAGGGGAGAAGGGGCAGCCGACCCCCACCGTTTACTGAGTCCTGGCCTCGTCCCCAGCATTGGCCACTCAGGGGGCGACTGGCCAGGTCAGGGCTCCCCAAGTGACTCCTCCCTCCAGCAGAACACGGAGGGAGCTCTGTGGTTATGAAAACCTTTGTCCTGAGATTCACCAAGCACATGAGCGCAGTAAACCAGCGAGCAGTCCCAGTGAGGGGGTCAGCGTTTGAAACCAGCACTTCTCCAAGTCTACCGACACCTGCTGTCCCAGGGAGGGCCTCCCCCCACCAGGCCACAGCTTTGGGGACCTCCCCTTATGCCAGTCAAAGAGTCCCAGCTCCCAGCCGCCTGAGCCCGCCCACATCCTGGGGTTGCCCAGCAGCCCCTTCCAGACAGTTCTTAAGGCAGTATCTCTACCCTTGACCTCTGCAGACCTGCCCATGTGACCTGCATACTCCCTGCCACCTTCTTTTTGACGTCACCATCACCAGAGAGGGGCCCAGGGCAGGTAAGGAGGAAGAGTGAGGCCTGCTTTATCTGTGAGGACAGTGCTAAGTCCCCTTCCAAGAAGCCCCTGCACCCAGCTGGAGGGGACAGAGGAGTAAGAGGCGATGCCAGCAGGCCCTGAACTTCCAACACAGtccaggaggcctgggctgaCCCAGCCGTGGAAAGGGGGCAGGCGCTTCAGGTAACTCTGACACGTGAGCAGCAGAGGCTTTGGGAAGGGGGTCCACAAGAGGGACACAGCCTTGTTCCTGGGGCCCCTTCTGGGGAGTGGCCTGTgaagaggtgggaggagaggaatcTAGCTGAAAGGACACTCTCTGAGGCTCTGGGCTCAGATTTCCTGCCACCtctcacctccccacccctcaagCAGGTACCTTCTTTGAGAATCCTCCATAATTACCTCCAACCTATgagagacagggcttccctgctggctcagtggcaaagaatcggcctgccagggcaagagacacgggttctatccctgggtcgggaaatgccctagggaaggaaatggcaatccactccagtattcttgcctgggagatccacggacagaggagcctggtgggctgagcaactaaacaacaacaacgtggGGGATACCAACCCCTCACTTTAAAAACAGACTTCTCCCTTCATTTCCTGCTCATCCTCAGACTCAACCACTGGAGTGCGCTTTCCtgagttaaaaataaagaagctCCATCCCTCCGACCCCCTCCCACTGACCGTCCTGCAGTCATGGCTACTGTACCTGCCAGCAGAGCGGGCAGCCGGCCGAGACCCTCCAGGGCCGGCCCCAGTCTGGCCGCCTGCAGCCTCCCAGAGCAAGACGAATTCCGGGCCTGGGGCCGGCCGCATTCCTCTCCGGAATCTTCTCTCCACTTTTTATGGTGCCTCAAGTTTCGGCAGTTCCTAAATAAATACGATCCAGCTACTCTCTGCCCTGGGGACTGCTGCAGGGTTTACTGGTGCAAACAGCCTGGGCCGGCCTGTTGCTTTGGGAGTTCTTCCAGGTCAGCGTGGAAGGAGATCTAGACAAGGGAGAGAGACGGCCCGGACGGGGCCAAATTCCACCAACGGCCCTCGCGCTCAGTCATCCGTCCCCGTCCTGCTGGAGCCGGGAGCTGGCTAAAGGCCCCCAGCTCCCTGTGCAGAGCAAGGGGGGATCCAAGAGTGTGGGGACTAGAGTCCTTGGGAGAGTCTGTCCCAAGGCCCCTGCATTTAAACTCTCCAGAACACACCAAAATCCCCCAAAGGCCTGGGGCCTCTCACTTCCTGCTGGAAATCCCAACATTCTGCCTGCTCAGTGGCACCCAATAAAGGCTCACAGGAGGAACAAGGGATCTGAGGATCTGCTGTGGAGATTAATCCAGACCAGCCCTTCCCCAGAGAACTTCTGTGCTGATGGAGATGCCACAGTCTCTGTCGTGTTCAGTATGGCAGCCACGTGTGGCTGACAAGGGCCTACAGCGTGGCCCATGCTACTGAGGAACTGAGCTTTTAATTTGTgctaaataaatgctttaaaCGTAAATAGCTACTGTGCCTACTGGCCACCCTGTTGGGCTGGGTCTGCCCCTCCTCCGCCGCCCCTCTGGAGACCTGGCATTTTCCATAAGCCTCTCCCCCATAAAGCAAACAAAGAGAAAAGCTACTTCTCAGCCAAGGTAAAAGAAGACTGATGTTtctattttaaatctgtttttttgGCCAATCACACTCCCCCGCGCCCCCACCCAGCTTCTCCTATCAAGTTCAGTTCAGCAATATTGACTGACTGACTGCCAAGCACCATAAGAGCACCCAGCCCTGCAGGATGGGAGGACAGAGCAATGCCCGCTGCCCACCTGCTAACGGGATTGACAGGCTGGGTCAAATTACCAAATTCCCCTGGAAAGAGAATAGCTTCCAGAGCTGTGACCCCTTGGAGCAGCGAGGAGAGAGGCTGGACAGAGGGGAGGCCGGCAGGGCTGGGAGGCATTAGGCTGGGtttaccaggtggtgctagtggtaaagaacctccctgccaatgctggagatgtgagagactcgggttcgatccctgggtcggaaagatcccctggaggagggcatggcaacgcactccagtattcttgcctgaagaatcatgtggacagaggaacctggcgggccacagtccatggggtcacaaagagtcagataggactgaagcaGCCCAGCACACACGCACCTTTGTtctgtggggaggagggaagcaAGGGTTCTGTCAGTCAGAGGACCAGGCCCAGATCTGCTTTAACGAATCCCGTGCATGGAGCCCACTGCCCAAGCACAGGCACACAGGTGGGACTTAGTAAAGCCCCCCCCAGGATGCTGACTAGACAGGGAGGAGCCTCTGGTGGGGAgaaagggtggggatgggggagacaCGGAGGCCTGACCGAGACACGGAGAGAATCACGGGAGGCCCATCCAAGGGCCACAGTGGGTGAGCTGACAAGGTCTTGGCAGCCTGTTGATCTAGGGGTGCTGGGGGCATGGAGGTCAAGGACGACACCGAGTTGTTCGCTCGAGTGCCTAGGTGGATGGCGAGGCTGAGACATGAGAAATGAAGGAGAGGGTGTCAGCGGATAGGTCAGGGGATAGCAGCTGGGGATCTCTGTGGGGGCCCAGGCGTCAGGTGAAAAGTGGCCAAGACTCGGGTCAGGTCTCTTCGTGGAccagccccaccccccacaaagGACACTCCCCCCTCCCTTGGTGACAGGGAGCGGGGGGTCTTCTGTGCTGCCCTGGAGAAAGGGTGGGCAACAAGCCGTACAGCCCCACCCCGCTGCGGCGCTTACTGTCCACGGGTGGCGGGGGGATGACAGGCAGGCAGCGCAGCTGAGTGACAGGACACTGGGGCGGGCCCTTCCCCACGGGAACGGGTGTGTGAgccgggaggggagggggccgcaGGGACACCAGCCGGGGGTTCACGTTGGGCACCCCCTGTACGGACAGAGACACAGCCCAGACAGTGGCATTTTAGAGACTGCCTTGCGTGGATGGGTGTAGACGACTCTCGATCTTGGAGGGAAGGGGCGCTAGCTTCCTGCAGCTGCTTTAATGTATCACCACAAACCGGGTtgcttaaaaataacagaaattaattctctcacagttctagagacaGAAGGCCAAActtaaggtgtcagcagggccgtgGTCCCTCCAGAGGCTCTGGGAAAAAATTCTTCCCTCTTCCGTCTTCCTGTGGCCCCAGGCATCCCGTAGCGTGTGACTGCAAagctcccatctctgcctccatcttcacgtgGCCTCCTTCCTGTGTGTgcctctcttcttataaggagcCCAGTCGTTGGATTTAGGGCCACCCTACTCCTCTATGACCCCATCTCTAAGCCCTGGACCTCTAAAAGCCCTATGTCCAAGTAAAGTCGCTTTCTGAGGTTCTGAGTGACTATGAATCGGGGGTGGTCGGCACTGTTGAACGCATGACAGAAGGGACGAGGGTGGGTTTTGGGACCAGGCCACCACCCCGGGCAGCATTTGAAGGAGGAAAAGCAGGACCCGGCCACACACCGGATGTCAGGGCGGAAGGAGAAGGCCCCAGGGATCCCAGCCCGGGGATAGACCAGCGTGAGCCGGGCAGCGGAGGTGAGGAAGCAGACAGAGGGGAAATGCCGTGGGTGCCGTGGGAACCGGGGCAAAGTTCGGCAGGTCTGGGAGGCGGTCGCTCAGAGTGGCTACTCAGGGCACAGAAAGGGAGAGCACAGTGGAAGCCACTTGGAAGGGCCCAGGGCAAGCGTCCCCAGAGCCCAGGCGATTTGCCC
Protein-coding regions in this window:
- the LOC133057768 gene encoding uncharacterized protein LOC133057768 isoform X1 — its product is MSRRSAPLQTPGCPVSLLGQRRGQRSWPSRPGREGSAGRRLPGRFLPLASATGDSNRYHRRTIEPELPAQCFLTCPCDLHTPCHLLFDVTITREGPRADSTTGVRFPELKIKKLHPSDPLPLTVLQSWLLYLPAERAAGRDPPGPESSLHFLWCLKFRQFLNKYDPATLCPGDCCRVYWCKQPGPACCFGSSSRSAWKEI
- the LOC133057768 gene encoding uncharacterized protein LOC133057768 isoform X3, producing MSRRSAPLQTPGCPVSLLGQRRGQRSWPSRPGREGSAGRRLPGRFLPLASATGDSNRYHRRTIEPELPAQCFLTCPCDLHTPCHLLFDVTITREGPRADSTTGVRFPELKIKKLHPSDPLPLTVLQSWLLYLPAERAAGRDPPGPAPVWPPAASQSKTNSGPGAGRIPLRNLLSTFYGASSFGSS
- the LOC133057768 gene encoding uncharacterized protein LOC133057768 isoform X2 translates to MSRRSAPLQTPGCPVSLLGQRRGQRSWPSRPGREGSAGRRLPGRFLPLASTGDSNRYHRRTIEPELPAQCFLTCPCDLHTPCHLLFDVTITREGPRADSTTGVRFPELKIKKLHPSDPLPLTVLQSWLLYLPAERAAGRDPPGPESSLHFLWCLKFRQFLNKYDPATLCPGDCCRVYWCKQPGPACCFGSSSRSAWKEI